TGCCAATCCTTTGTGAGCTAATTAATTAAGGAGCTTATGGAACAAAAAAGTTGAAGCTTTTCAGTTTAAATTTGTAATAATAGCTGGAGATTTTTCTTTGACTTTTGGAGCATGTTGGTATGTATATTTGGTGGGTGAACATGTCAGTGCCCCAACGTGAAAGCTGTCTTCAATTTATCCTTTAGGTCTTCTTCCTTTCCAAATTGCCATCCATATTTTATGCCTATTTTTGCTTAATTCAGCTTCTTTTAGTATAATGAAACTTCTTTATTATACTTAGGTCTTTTACCAATCAATCAACTCTAGTTAGCTTTTAACTGTGTTTGGTATTACATATCAGTTGCAGAAACATGGAGAATACAGGCAGAAAATCATATCAAACTATCAGGTACATCACACATTATATGTTTTTTGTAAATAAGCTAgtgtttaataaattaaataaacatGCTTCCCGGACCTTCAGTGCCGCAATTGCGAGGTTTTAGTCGGAATTGCATGCGAACccatatcgcaattgcgataactgcaatTGAACATAAGGTCTGAAATCCTGGATTATTATAGCGcctgggctgaaggagcccctccggaatctgcacacccacagtgagcgcaatggatattatatttgggatggagttccctaggcatggaaTTGCCCTATATATTCACATTTgggtaaaaaaaaacaaaaatatcctATAATTCATAGTACCGAGCCTTTCTTACGTGTCATTGATattgtttttcatctattttctggtaCTTATGATGCTTTTATTATTTCTATGCTTTCTGTTAttggtactgatatattgtctttTTCGTCTGCTTGAGCCGAGtgtctatcgaaaacaacctctctacctcctcagaccccacttgtggaattttactgggttgttgttgttgttgttgatcctATAGTATATAAGCAAATCTCAATCTTCTTCCTTTTTAATTGTCTTCCCTTTTATCTTTCAGCCTCTACATAGGGTGTTATATACCATGCACGCTGCAGATTTCTTTGTGCCTTCATTTATTAAGGCGATCAGTGAGAATACGGAGGAAAGCTTCAGAAAAATAATGTCTGAAGCTTCTCCAGGTGTTTTTACATTTGAAATGCTTCAACCACGTTTTTGTGAGATGATGTTGGCTGAGGTACTAATTTAGGATCTGTTTTTCCTCTGTGtaatttatttcttttctgttttctTATCAAATTGTGATAATATCTACTCTAATTAGGTACAAAACTTTGAGAAATGGGTTCGTGAAACAAAATTCAGAATCATGCGCCCCAATACTATGAACAAATTTGGATCCGTTCTTGATGATTTTGGCCTTCAAAACATGCTTCAGAAGTTTATGGAAGATTTTATACGCCCTATTTCAAGAGGTAACAACTAATTATATGAAGAATCTAACGAAAAATTAACGAAACGGAGACGTTAGGATTGATCTACTGTTGAACTTAATCAttctttgatataattgtgcAGTTTTTTTTACTGAAGTTGGTGGATCCACACTCGATGGTCATCATGGTTTTGTCGTTGAGTATGGAACAGACAGAGACATTGACTTGGGTGAGTATGTAACGATATCTATTCAGTAGTTGCATGAATGGACTGTGTTATGTGACATTGAGCATAGATTTTTGCAGTATATCTTAATAGCTTTACTTTTCAGGTTTCCATGTTGATGATGCGGAGGTCACTTTGAATGTGTGCTTAGGAAAGCAATTCACAGGTGGAGAGTTGTTCTTTCGAGGTGTGCGGTGCGAGAAGCATGTGAATTCTGATACACAACCAGAGGTAATTATTACTCTCTTCGTTTCAAACAGATCGTCTtagtttgacttgacacaaaCTTTAAGAAAGAATGGAAGACTTTTGAGACATGTGGTCTTACACAagccataacatttgtgtggctgtaaaacttttaaaacttgtggtctgaAATCTGTCGTAGCATTTGTATCGCTATAAATACTTCTTATTAGAAAAATAgactaataaagaaagaaatagtGTCAATCTTTTTTAAAACATAGGGAGTACTACTATTATTCGTCAAGTTGATGAATAATAATTCCTCTATATTTTGGTAGCAAGTGATATTCTACTATTAATTTGGTTCCGTGTAATTGATATATTGATCTAGTtctatataattattttttcaaCAGGAGATCTTTGATTATGCGCATATCGCGGGGCGTGCAATTCTTCATTGTGGTCGCCATAGGCATGGTGCTAGAGCGACAACATCTGGGCAGAGGATCAACTTGTTGATATGGTGCAGAAGGTACTGATCAATTCCCTGGCTTTCTATATGTTCTTGTTGATCTTTACTGGCCATCTTGCTTCTAATACATATTCATAGAGGCGGAGCGAGAATTTGAAGGTTATGGTTTCGGAGTTCTGATCCTTTTAAAGTTACTGGATTCTGAATTAGTAATtagtacatatttaatgaatttcacAAGACAAATATAGGATTTGGACCAAAAGCTACTGGATTCGGCCGAACCCGCAGTTGATTGGCTATCTCCTCCCCTGCATATTCACATAAATGTCGTGATATTTTTATGATAATATTTAACAGTTCTTGGCAACATTAGAGAGCGTTTATGTCAGTATAATACCAATTACGACTGAATATGCAAACTAATCATGTGGAAGAGGGTAGTAGCATGACATAAAAGAATAACTCTCCGATTATGAATATTGAATACCTAATTATTTGCTATTTTCAGAATATACTAATGTCGATTACCTAATTATAGTTACTTTCATCTTGCAGCTCTGTTTTCAGAGAGACGAGGAAGTACCAAACAGATTTTCCAAGCTGGTGTGCAGAGTGCAAGCGTGAGAAGGAAGAAAGGATACGGCAGAAAGTTTCTACTCTCAAATCGGTAGGTTCTCTagtatttttctatttgtttttccTTTCGACTGGTAAATAATAATCATTCCGTTTTATTGTATACAATAATATTCAACAGGGCATAAAGCTTGAGtaataaaaaaaagattttagACACATAATCTAAACAAAATATACATTCGCAGTACTCTGTATATCTTGCTTCTATAATATGTCACGTACTCTTGCGTAATATGGCCATTAATTTGACTTCTTCTCAAGTGGGCGTcgaattttcatgacatttgtcatgacataatatccactataaCAAAATTTGTGGATCGTGACATTTggcatgacataatatccactattaggccaagaatttcttgctataaatagaggtgTTTCTCCTTATTTGTAAACACACAAATTCAAGagtttttcactcttgtcttttctttctcctcctttattttattatagagtattttgtaagagagtgagtgttgggaaacacttgtgtgaaccctttctttggagtgattttgtgaggttattctcttggggtatttgggaattagagtatttactctaattttgtactctcttttgtactcttgttggtatagtaaaattttggacgtaggtcaccttgaccgaaccacgttaaatttgtgtcttctttatcttctttaattgtcgttattatcaacttgcattgtctttgttattgtcattataacgttGTTTGGCTTAATTCCGCGCTACCTGATTTTTCGATCCTaataaattggtatcagagccagatctaACTTGGTTAGTTTAAATaaccaaaatgactctaacaaagtcttatattgataaatttgaccgaagtgcaaatttcggaatgtggcaattaaagatggaagctatcctaattcaggatggcttagatttggcattgcaaggaaaggagaagatgcAGGATAAAATGACGAACGAGGAGTTTGCCATTATAGACAAAAGGCAAAAGcatatattattttaaatctttcaaatgaggttttgcgtgaagttgcAGAAGAAAGCCCAGCCAAGGGCATATGGGAAAAGCTTAAAaccctatatatgaaaagaacaATAGAAAATAGGCTTTACCTAAAacaaaaactctacacttttcgtatggctgaaggtagctctatacttacacatcttgatacttttgattctcttcttatggatttaagtaacatagatgctgaaatcaaataTGAGGATCAATCTGTGTTATTACTTATTTCCTTACCCCAGccgtttaaacatataagagatattatcctttatggaaaggataatatctcttataaagatatcaaatctattttgaaatcaaaagaacaaatagatagagattTTTACTGGGAAAACTAGTGGGAACCAATGGGaaggcttattcataagaggtagatccaataagaaagattcaagtagtgaaaaacctaaatcaaggtcaaaatccagatacaaaaatgtcatgtgcaaatattgtcaCAAGAAATgtcacattatttctgaatgctttaaattaaaaaacaaagaaaagcatacagaaaagaaaaatgagcacaaaaatactgacactgtcgaagcaagtgtagctgctgatgagactgagggaactattttttagcaactaataatagtttcaaatctaacaattaGTGGATTTTAGATTCGCATTACTTTTTCAGTTGTCCATTTTCTcccctattgttgggatcaccaacacatatccctagccttatttggggatccatctttatgcattgtggtggaacaattaaatcatatagcacattcatatttctagatggaaattatttggtttctgaccctgaaccgattgtgatagggagaacttatcataacttggctagatgcgtacaagtgctgttgtatattaaataatatatcacataccaaattttattttggcaattttgttctcataaccaatggtttagatataattggaggcatacaatttctgctaaaccaacttggatttaaaccagtattatcaagataaatcatcataatttatattctggaactgtgctctaataatttgagcaatcaatcttgcaaaagccaaattgcaagttgataacaaatgcacatatgaccatagaatagatacatctattaaaattatataatagtaaacggtctaCATGGCATGTAACTGgccccatatatttatcaccttttatttgtttcagaaatcaagggattcaatcccaaccttaactggtatatcatgagaataagcagcacaagagaattcttgaaaaatcttctatttcttcaatatatgccaatgtaatttttaattaattttttgcatCATAATTGAATcgggatggtcaaccggtcatgccaactaatatttatttcagtaaacctctagtttacttgtgccatatgattccatcatcatacttatatttgtgtagtacaaatagaaagaaaatcgggtaacctttcatatttacctggtatgattatagaaatatgaagatattcaatattcctttcatttatagtctcaatatgccaaccactttgacttatacatttgaaactcaaaaagtttcttttgagactttacaatatcaatgtcgtgaataattttattcatccgggtaaTAATAAATTACTTTTTCCGGAGCTCTTAataacttttgtactacaagatcttttgtcacaccattcatatggtaaatgtctccttcaaggaggaaattatatcataataaattgtcattgtcaaaatcatcataagcaaaatcatttcttgctttaattttgcctttaataactttttataaagtacaaaaaaatatttttttttggcgtatcacatgtacgcgaccaatgacatattcatgtaaccacacaataatatttattctctttatttcattcaaacctcccttagaggtgagttgtgtggtattcatctaatcatgcattgcatgtctttattcattacttttatcacatattgccacattcacctttaggaatgggtctgcattctcaatgtttatcacaagtcacattctcttcaaggaatggatcataatcaacagcgtgctttattatttttcataccaatttgatgctAAGCATtcccttcacattttgaaggactattttgagaacccttattgttctccttttataatcatagtgattattattattattttgatctttggaacgcccacgttcattgttcagccacttgtcttcatttagacttattatgcgcCGCTACCatattcacttcaagaatggagcaaatcaagtgggacaatattcataccttttcatgaaaaatatattatttttctttagttatcattatatcatcaatatggtatagTGAGACTCAAAtccaatgtcttaccaatataaaggcatgttggGCCATAATGAAtcgggactcaaacccaactcttatcatcatgGAGCATCAAGACTTGATCTTGATGTCTTAACCTCATGGTGCATTGCGACTTGAACTCATTGAAGTTGATATCATTAATAGCAAAGGacaaaaacaatttcaaatacgAAGGAAATGCTTACCTCTTGAGTTAAACTCTTCATAATGTTATTTGGATATAATTCTCAACAATAGACTTTCGTTTACTCAAATCAGCTAAGTAATTAGTGTCAAACatatatatgaaaatacaaaataatattaaaaattcacATGTGGTTTTTGCTGCAATAAGCTTACTTCAAGATGAAAATGATATGACCAGAACATTAAGGAAAAATTATGTATCAAACAGAATAATAGTACTACTAATTACCATGCACTTTTGTGGGAACTAAGTATTATGCTctctagaaaaataaaaagatatagcAGAACCTTTAAGTCAATCAGGGAATCAAAAAAATAGTGGACAAATCTCATATGTGTGCCAATCGGGATTTATTTACCATATATaaatctattggaggtggagttgtcttgatgaGCAACAATGTTgcctgcaaagttattgaaaaaggtACAGTCCAAAATGCACGgtggtgtggtgagaactctcaccgatgttagacatgttcctgacttgaagaaaaatcttatCTCTTTGGGCAAtgtagaatctcttgggtgcaagtataTAGGTGAAGGtgaagttctgaaaatttctcattatgctcttgtgatcatgaaagcacgtaGATCTTGTACgttgtatactcttttgggatctactgttacagATGTTGCTGTTCtttcaatatcagataaattAGATTCGGATACCACCAAATTATGGCATATGCGATTGGAACATATGAGTGAAAAAGATCTTTCCATACTCAGCAAAAGAGGtctcttatgtggccaaagtaccGAAAATATGGAGTTCTGTGAACACAGTGTGTTCGGGAAGCAGAAAAGagtcagcttcaaatctccaacgattcatagaacaaaaggtactttggattacattcattcagatctttggggtccttcacgtaccccatcaaaaggtggtgccaggtatatgttaactttcattgatgattattcaaggaaagtttgggtttatttcctgaaaaataaaagtgatattttcttaaatttcaaacaatggaaagttttgattgagaagcaaacaggaaaacagtttaagcggcttagaacagataatggcttggaattttgtaatgatgaattcaacgaattttgcaagaagggaggaattgctcgacatcgtactgtgagaatgacacttcagcaaaatggtgtggcggaaaggatgaatagaacttttttggaaagggctcgttgcatgatttcaaatactgggttgacaaacgccttttgggcagaagctatctctacagcttgttatattgtcaactgagctccttctgcacctttgaactttaagactccagaagaaatgtggtcaggtactcctgctaattattctgatttaaaaATATTCGGTTGCCTTGCATACATGTatgtaaatgatggaaaattagagccaagggctaaaaagtacattttccttgggtatgcatctggggtgaaaggataccaactatggtatcctgatcccaCGGCACCAAAATTCataattagcagagatgtaacctttgatgaatcATCTATGTTACATTTTAGAAAAAAGTTttctagttcttgtaatacagataaaggaaagagtacaCGGAACCATGTGGAGATTGAGATTGACATTCCTTctgagccaagctcatcaactttggagcaaaatacagttgaaactcctgaagttgagaaagaagctgaaattcctgaagttgagactcctgaagttgaaccagaagaagataagccaaacatagaccaagaagagaaggtaaacaaccattaaggtttggagattatgttgcatttgttttttcagttgcacaggaaactaaagaaattagagaaccatcaaaatattcagaagcagtttctggtgctgactcagccaagtggctgattgcaatgaatgaagaaattgagtctctccacaagaatggtacttggtctTTTGTGAAGCCGCCATTAGTAAAAAGAATTATTGATTGCAAATaggtcttcaagaaaaaggatgttattccaggggttgaagatgcgaggtataaggcacgattagttgtaaagggctatagtcaggtacaaggagttgattttaatgatattttctcacatattgttaaacatagctctattcgtgtcttgcttgccttcgttgccatgtatgatttggaattagaacaacttgatgttaagacagctttcttacatggcgaacttgaggaacaaatatacatgcatcaacccgaaggatttgaaattgaaggaaaagaagatcatgtttgcttgttgaagaaatccttgtacggattaaagcagtctccaaggcaatggtataaaaggtttgattcctttatgttgggtcatggttattcgaggagcatgtatgatagttgtgtttacttccggaagttaaatgatggttTATTTGTGTACCTAttgttatatgttgatgacatgctcattgctgctaaAGATTTAAtagaaattcacaatttgaaagttcagctgaaaagtgaatttgagatgaaagatttgggagcagctaagaaaatccttggcatggagatcaaaagagatcgaaaagccaacaggctatttctgacccagaagaagtacttggagaaagttttggagaggtttggcatgaaagatgctaaaccagttagtacccctcttgctgctcattttaagttatcagttGCTCAATCCCCGCAGTTAGAGGAAGTAGAGAGGTACATGGCACAAGTTCCTTATTCCAATGCAGTCGAcagtattatgtatgcaatggtttatACACGTCCAGACATTTCACAAGTAGTGAGCGTGGTAAGCCGGTATATGGCTTGCCCTGATAAAGCTTATTAGCaggctgtgaaatggattctcagatacttgcgaggtatttcaaacacatgtttggaatttgggagaaatactaacactttggttggttttatagactcagattatgcaggtgatcttgaTAAAAGAAGATCACTGACAGGCTATGTATTTTGCATTGGTGGTTGCGCTATTAGTTAGAAAGCTACATTATaacatgtagtagctttatctactaccgaagcagaatatatggTAGTGACCGAGGCAATCAAAAAAGCCTTATGGTTAAAGGGTCTATTTGCGGAACTCAGTTCACACCAAGGTGGTCttaccattttctgtgatagtcaaagtgtcattcacttgactaaagatcagatgtatcatgagaggacgaaacacattgatataaagtatcatttcatccgagAAACCATTGTTGAAGGAAAAGTCTAtgttcagaagatcaacactagagacaatcctgctgacatgttcacaaaacctcttccagtgtccaagttcaagctttgcctgaacttgattggcatttatgaagaatgattttgcccattggaatttttgcggagaaggtggagcaaatttactatatataagccgAAATTAGGCCAATGTGTcgatttgtaatatggccattaatttggcttcttctcaagtgggcgccaaattttcatgacatttgtcatgacataatattcactataataaaatttatggatcatgacatttaccatgacataatatccactattaggccaaggatttcttgctataaatagaggagcttctcctcatttgtaaacacaccaattcaagagcttttcactcttgtctttctttctcctcctttatttcattatagagtattttgtaagagagtgagtgttggaaaacacttgtgtgaaccctttttttggagtgatcttgtgaggttattctcttggggtatttggaaATTAGAGTAtctactctaattttgtactctcttttgtactcttgttaggtatagtaaaattgctcctctccgcttgtggacataggtcactttgaccgaaccacgttaaatttgtgtcttctttatcttctttaattgccgttattatcaacttgcattgtctttgttattgtcattataacgttatttggctaaattccgcactacccggtTTTCCGATCCTAACATCTTGTAAGATCACTCAATTAAAGATAAAAtgataacattaaaattaaagaaatttcaaatataaaaatatgttaatATTTTGAATCGGCTAAAAAAAGAATATCATAAAAAATGGAACCAAATACCTAGTAAATATCAAATACAATCAATGACACAGCTGTCTCATTATCGTAAAGTGGTCAATATatactttaaaattatttttcttacctttTCAGGAGCTGCGCCTGAGAACTGTATAGCAATTTTTCTTATCCATTGCGAGAAGAGTAGGGGAAGCAGCTGCATATctgtttggtgattttatttGACTTTCACCTGCTGTATAGGATTGGCCATCATTTTCAAGCGATTTTCTTGCAAATGATATATGAATGGATGCTAGTTTTTGCCATTTGCAGAATAACGTGCTTTACATAAAAATGAACCTTTTATTAAGAagggaaaaaaaaatcaaaacaagaaTGAGAGTTTTGGCCTTATTTATTTGCAtttaatggaggtctgaatcgtaatcattcagatctcaagtttatttattttttttatttcacaaTTATTTAATGGGTATGAATAGGTCTATATGATTAAGATATATAACAaaaatttaatttcattaatATGCTACCATTTGCATTCATTACTAACTGCGGCCACCGCCTATCGTTATCAATTACCGCAACCGTCACCACTACCACCACTATCCTCAACCATAACCACACACTTACTCACCTCAACTATCACCACCACCAACCCCATCACCATCAATAATCATAGCCGGCACCGCCCACTATTATAAAATACCACTACCCACCATCACTTTCCTCAATCATAATCACAACCACCACCCACCATTATTAACTATCATCCCCATCCCTATCTCCATTACCGCCATCCTCAACCATAATCGTTACCGCTACCAATCACCACTAGTTACTACCtagaaccaccaccatcaaccaaaatCACCACCAACTGCCGTCTCTAGTCAGCACTCACAAGCACCTCTGTTAACTATCACCACCACCAACTACCATATATATAAAGACCAATTCTATTAGTATTTTTTAGATGTATTCATAAGTattttatttgaactatatttattaatttttaaataaagaccAATTCTATATATTTAGATGTTTAAAAAACAAACCGTCTTAATTATTCagtattcaaattttaaaatacATCTTAATATTGAGACGTGTATTTAGATTCAAATGtcttatagcatgtttggccaagcttctcaagaggccaaaagtgtttttctctcaaaactatttttttcctaacttgaggtgtttggccaagcttttttggggaaaaaagtgcttttgggaagaagcagaatcAGTTTCTCAGAAGCAAAAAAAGTAGCTTGTTCCCAaaagtagaagcagaagcagttttgacttttttttcttaccaaaaatacccttaacaaaatatagtatataccaaaataaccgttaaacctaatacttaggatattaatgtataaatatttcttattatttttaggatagctttctaatatatagtgactttaggggtgaatacttttatatttgttgaataatttttaatatatttaacttatatttgTGAGGACCTAATTTTTTTCCCACATaggaaattactcctaaaaaatagtccaaaaataatttttataaattttaggagtttttcttttatttgttttgcaTTTATTCGCATTGTTCACGCATATTTAGAAATATTTTAAATCatcaaaaaatcatcaaaaaaatAGTTTATCTTTCATTTAGTGTGTTAATTGCATTTAGTAATTAATCATA
The nucleotide sequence above comes from Nicotiana tabacum cultivar K326 chromosome 12, ASM71507v2, whole genome shotgun sequence. Encoded proteins:
- the LOC107771994 gene encoding 2-oxoglutarate and iron-dependent oxygenase domain-containing protein CP2-like; the encoded protein is MDQRREAQANEINGSRSNENDSVSSKGPALRLYPCVEKKAEKYEDLEEELEFSPHLYSALERHLPTSVLSSSRDNKVQYMTDILLRYSPRSDRSRLQKHGEYRQKIISNYQPLHRVLYTMHAADFFVPSFIKAISENTEESFRKIMSEASPGVFTFEMLQPRFCEMMLAEVQNFEKWVRETKFRIMRPNTMNKFGSVLDDFGLQNMLQKFMEDFIRPISRVFFTEVGGSTLDGHHGFVVEYGTDRDIDLGFHVDDAEVTLNVCLGKQFTGGELFFRGVRCEKHVNSDTQPEEIFDYAHIAGRAILHCGRHRHGARATTSGQRINLLIWCRRY